In the genome of Dromiciops gliroides isolate mDroGli1 chromosome 1, mDroGli1.pri, whole genome shotgun sequence, the window AATAGGAGGCCTCAGTTGGTGGGCTTCCAGAGATGAAGACTGGAAAACCCAGAAGGGATTGGGATGGAGGTGGAGAGATGTGGCTCTATTTCTTTTCAGGCATCCTCCAGATAAACCAATCAATATGATATCCTCTAAATAgtatgctccccccccccccccaacacaagACCAGGACATGCACTGGATCTAGTCTCTATCCCTTTCCTTAAGTGCAGGGGATGACTAAAGCATCTCCCTATCCCAGGACCTCAGGCAAGAACAGCAACTGACTGATTGATTACCACCCCATCGAGTCCTAGACCccactgtgtgtatgtatacatatattcaggACTCCTCTGGGGGCCTAGTCTCTCTGGTCAACTGCTTATGTCCCAGAATAGCGTACCTCAGTCTGCAAGCACAGCACATAGCCtcagttggaagaaacctcagaggacATTTAGTACAGCCTAGACTCAGATCCCCTTTACAATACACTCAGACGAGGTTTTAGATCTCGAGAGATGGGAAACCACGACCTAAGCGGATTAgctgtttgttttacttttttctaaTCCCTAGAAAGTTTGTCCTGACATATAAACAGCCTTTCCTCTCTTCAATTTATGATTGCTCATAgtcctgccctctgggaccaaacagaaaaaGTTTATCTTGTGGTCCAATGGAAAAAAGGGCTGTATTTGGAATTCggggacttggattcaaatactaATCCTGCCCAGtgtgtgagaccttggacaagtcacttcccttcctccaGGCCTATTTCCTCTTCCATGAAGAGTAGccagaaaatgtcagagctgggaggggcaggAGAACAAGGGaagtcagggctgggaggggccttagaacaggggatgtcagggctgggaggggccttagaacaggggatgtcagggctgggaggggccttagagcaggggatatcagggctgggaggggccttagagcaggggatgtcagggctgggaggggcctcagcaGACCTGTATAGTTTAACCCCCTGGATATACAGTTGTGGAGACCGAAGCCTGTAGAGCCAAAGcactttgcccagggtcccacagagaGTGTGAGGCCGAGCTGGTCCTTGCGGCTCAGCCCTAGCACACTGGCACGTGGGTACTCACTTTGCTGCACAGATTTGAGGCCCCGCAGGAAGGTGGCAGCGAAGAGGAAAGAGCAGCCAGTGCGGTGGAAGTGCATCTCGCCCATGAGGCTGCAGGCAGCGCCCAGGCAGATGGGCCCCATGGCCGCGTACTGCAGCGGGTGATGGTGCTTGCCCAAAATGGCCTTGGACAAAGCCAGGGTGAAGAGCGGTGTGGTGGTGTAGACCATCTGAGCGAAGTCCAAATGCACATAGGTAAGGCCCAAGTTCCCACAGGCCATGGTAGCACAGAAGGTCAGGCTCAGCAAGAAAACCCTCCTCCTGGCCCGGGCAGGGAGAGGCCCTCGTGCCCAATGCCCGGCCAGCGGGTAGCCCACGAGGACAGCGGTCAGCATGTGCAAGGAAGAAAGCAGCAACGGGTACCGGAAGCCGTGGACGGCGAAGATCCACTTGTTGAGGCTGGACATGCTGGTGCCCGTGACCAGCCAGACCAGCACGGTGGCCAAGATGCGCCCGGGGCTGCCCGCCGGGCACTGACCCTGCTCCCGGTCCCGCAGGGCCAGCTTCCAAGGCAGCAGGAGCGTGGCGGCCGGGGCTCCATCGGCCGAGGTCATTCCTGCTTCATGGTTCCTCCGGGAGCAGATGCACATGGGGGCCGAGGGGACGGGGGGCCCGGGTGTCCGGATGGGCCAGGGGCTGCCCCGCCACAGCCGGGGCTTCTTTCGGCCCCGCGGACAAGCTCTTCTTGGGCCCCGGGTCAGGGCTTGACGTCCTCCGTATCCCGTGTCCGGCTTGCGGGGGAGGATACACCGGAGGATCTCTAAGCGAAGTTAAGGCTGGCTCTGGGCCCCGGCCTCTGGGTGAGCCGGCAGCGGCGGCGATGCCCGGCCGGGTAGGGCCCGATTTCCCCCCCGGAGCGGCGGCTCCACGGGCTGGGGGCTCCGCTGCCGCTGCTCTACTGCTCCAGCCGGGCCCGGCCCCGCCTCCACCACCCAGGACTGGCGTACAGCGGAGGGAGGGCGGGGCCAGAGCTGGCCACGCCCCGGGACCGCCTCCGAATCCCGGCCACACCCCCTCTCCGCCCCGGCTCGGCCGGCTCGCCCACATTGGCTAAAGCCAACTGGTTGCCCTGGAAACCGCCTAGGGAGAGGAGCCCTAGGAGCCCTCCCCATCCTGCCCCGCCCGGCCAAAGCTGCTAGCTGCCGTGGTGACACTGAGACGTTTGAGAATCGGACTGGGGGCAAAGGGCAGGAAGCCTAAACTAGAAGAGGGTGGGTCTGGGCCCCACTTGGGATGGGCCAGAACTGCGTGCTGGGGGGACTTAGAGCAGACCCTGAGACCGTCACAGCCACCGAAAGGGaggccccttcccctctctggctcCACCGGGTATCCATCCCAGGCTCAGCACCAACCCCTCCTCTGCAGATGTTGGCCCTTCCCTAATAGTGTCATTCTCCGAATCTTGGAataccccccaaccccccagccCCTTccgagacacacacacactcccaactCCCTAGCTGAGTCAGCTCTAGGCTAAGGACTCCTGGATGTGACATCAGAGGACTTGAGCACATCCTTCACATTGGCCTCTGTCCCCCACTATTTTCACAGTGAAGGAGGACTCTAGGAGGCCTGGGGTTTGTCCCAGCTCCCCCAAGCATGCCAAGCCTGTGTTCATGCCAGAGAGTGAGCCGGCTGGCCCTGCCCATCCTTGGCCTCAGAAAGCTGAAAGGTCCTCAGCCCATCATCGCCTCTCTCCTTGGGAGCTTTCAGTAGAAGAGGGAGGCCCCAGCTCCCTTCCCACATCCTTCCCCTGACATTGCCCATCACACCCAGCCCTGCCCAGCCACAGCCCCACCTCTATTCCCAGGGCTTGCTGCCAGGCATCACTGAGCCCTCCTCTCAGCGATGCACCCACCTCTAGGCAGGAGCACGCAGTCCACAACAGGAAGGAGAGTCATTCTCCTGCGCCTGGGCCTGGGCCCGCAGGGAGGGGTAGCCACGGGGCATagggaaaactgagtcactggcAGCTGGGGCTTAGGCAGGCCATGAGTCCTGAATTCAAGGCACTAGCTCAGGGCTGTAAATTCCACCCCTTTGGACTTCATCACCTCAGGATCAAGTTCAGATTCTTTGGGGGATCCAGGAACCAGGGGCCCACCCAGGCAGAGGCTGTATGTCTAGGTCTGGCCTGAGTCTATGAGAGCAGCCTCCCCCTACTGGTCAAGGAAGAGACAGGACCCAGGCCAGCTCCACATGGAAAGTGACCTCTCTAAGGATGTGTGGAATGGATTGTCATTGGCCTCCCACATCTCTGCTTCTTTCTTACAGGTAATCCCTCAGTTCCTCCCATCTACAGGGTGTGTGCCTCCTTTCTGCGGCTGGAAGATGCCACTGGTGGGCGGTCACTGGAAGGTTCACTCAGCTTGGCCACCTTCCCAGCCTTGTCTCAAGCTCCTGCTCGCTGTCATTAATGAGCAGCAGTCACCAGTCTTAAACAGCATCGATTTAATCGTTGTTGATAAAACCAGAGACCAAAATCCACTGCAAAGGGAGACAGGTGCTTGGTAGCAAGTGAGAGGCCAAAGCTGAGTGGGTGCAGTCCTCATTCAGTGCAGGGGACGTAGTGTGGAATCCAGTAAGAGGATggacatgggggtggggaggggagacaggCCAGGCCATGTGGGCCCCCCAATCTGAGATCCAGAGGTTCTTGGGGATCCCAGAAGGCGTAGGAAGGGTCAAGAGGGCTTTAAATCACaattggctggggcagctagatggtgcagatagagcaccgcccctggaatcaggagtacctgacttcaaatccggcctcagacacttaacacttactagctgtgtgaccctgggcaagtcacttaaccccaattgcctcactaaaaaaaaaaaaaatcacaattggctcacagatttagagacagaagggatcttggaggtttAATGCCTCCACTTTACAGGacagaaaaccaaggctcagcaagattaagtgatttgcccaagattgcCGCTGGGTaatcagagtcagaatttgaacccgggtcttctgactcccaagccaGTGCTTTTTTCTTACTGTACCACACTGTTCCACCAGCTCTGCAGACTGCTGAAAGGCCCACACTGGGGAAGGggccttgggtttgaatcttgactcagaCGCTTCCAAGGAACCCTGGGAAATCTGCCCAGGAACCTTGGCAGAAAACATCACCCaggaaccctgggcaaattgGTTCTTCTCTGgggccctcagtttcctgttctgtgAAGTAGGGGCTATAAGATGTGCATTCCAGAACAGTCAGCAGAGAATCTAAAGACCAGAGTTCAGGTCCTGATCATCTCCCTGGCCTACTCTGGGTGACCCTTCCTTGTTTGTTTGCTCTCTGTTTCCTCTGCAGTAGCATGGAGGATGTGATTCTCATCAGATTCTCCACCTGGTGAACGAACCCCCCAGTGCCACAGAATGTGGGAAGTTGGCAGGGCAGCGGCCCAGGCGCACTGAGGCCTCCAGATGGGAGGTACCAGGTGGCTCTGGTTCTGGAGGGGttgaagggacagagggagagccAGGCAAAAGGCCTGGGGGGGGGTGATTCCTGCTTCCTTTGCAGAGGGGAGGGCCTTCTGTGGTCACTGTCCAAGGTCAGGATTTGACATCACCCGCCCTTAGCTGGCTGGGGGAGGACTGTAGGGAGCCCTGAGAAAGGTCCCTCCCTCCTTACTCTCTCCTGAGCAGAAGGTAGCAGAAGCCAAAGGGAGTGGCTAGGTCTCTGGATGATGGAGCCTGGGGATGACGGAGCAACCCTCTCTAACTGTTGGCCAGGCTCAGAAGAATGGTCTCCCCGTCCTGGGGCCTATAGTTGGCAATACCTGCAGAGACAGGAGCAGCGAGGTGGGTAGGCCAAACAGGGGCCCCCAACGGCTTCACACGCCCACCCCAGGCCTGGTCCCGATCTGATTGTTCCAGGACTCCAGCAaaggttgggagggagggcagatggaAGGAGGCCATGAGGAAGCAGGGCTGCCCTGGGTCATGCTGTTCCCCC includes:
- the SLC35E4 gene encoding solute carrier family 35 member E4, translated to MCICSRRNHEAGMTSADGAPAATLLLPWKLALRDREQGQCPAGSPGRILATVLVWLVTGTSMSSLNKWIFAVHGFRYPLLLSSLHMLTAVLVGYPLAGHWARGPLPARARRRVFLLSLTFCATMACGNLGLTYVHLDFAQMVYTTTPLFTLALSKAILGKHHHPLQYAAMGPICLGAACSLMGEMHFHRTGCSFLFAATFLRGLKSVQQSVLLQEERLDSVTLLYLTSLPSFCLLLGAALVLEVGSASPVLVPADHCLWLLILLSCLVSVLYNLASFSLLALTSALTVHVLGNFHVVGNLALSWLLFGSRLSGLSYVGIVLTLVGMFLYHNCRLVASWWTLWWTGRPVRAL